Proteins from one Salmo salar chromosome ssa29, Ssal_v3.1, whole genome shotgun sequence genomic window:
- the LOC106590686 gene encoding type-1 angiotensin II receptor-like produces MENFTAGGESTTETGGIHLNCSMSGRHNFIFTLIPVVYGCNFVIGMVGNSMVVVVTYRYMTLKTVANVFVLNLAISDLTFLITLPMWATFTATGYQWPFGGFLCKASAGLVMFNLYSSVFFLTALSIDRYLAIVHPVRSRQRRTVLYACITCVLVWLFAFLLSVPTALTRDLMLITNYNITTCGVLHPEGSRHLLVAIGLMKSILGFLFPFLIIITCHCLIGGALVGARSIQKTSRSRDDEALRILASAVVVFFLCWVPHQVLHFMELLAQLKVVTNCVIVDVIDTAMPFTVCIAFLNR; encoded by the exons ATGGAGAACTTTACGGCGGGAGGAGAATCGACcacagagacaggagggatcCATCTGAACTGCAGCATGTCCGGGAGACATAACTTCATCTTCACCCTGATCCCGGTAGTGTACGGCTGTAACTTTGTCATCGGCATGGTGGGGAACAGCATGGTGGTGGTTGTCACCTACCGTTACATGACGCTGAAGACAGTGGCCAACGTGTTCGTCCTCAACCTAGCCATCTCAGACCTTACCTTCCTGATCACCCTGCCCATGTGGGCCACCTTCACAGCCACAGGCTACCAGTGGCCCTTCGGTGGGTTTCTGTGTAAGGCCAGCGCTGGCCTGGTTATGTTTAACCTCTACAGCTCCGTCTTCTTCCTCACCGCGCTCAGCATCGACCGCTACCTGGCCATCGTCCACCCGGTGAGGTCGCGGCAGCGCCGTACTGTGCTCTACGCCTGTATCACCTGCGTCCTGGTTTGGCTCTTCGCCTTCCTGCTGTCCGTCCCCACGGCCCTGACCAGAGACCTGATGCTGATCACCAACTACAACATCACCACGTGTGGCGTGCTGCACCCTGAG GGCTCCAGGCACCTCCTCGTCGCCATCGGCCTGATGAAGAGCATCCTTGGTTTCCTGTTTcccttcctcatcatcatcacctgCCACTGCCTGATCGGTGGAGCCCTGGTCGGGGCGCGGAGCATCCAGAAGACCAGCCGGTCGAGAGACGATGAGGCGTTGAGGATACTGGCGTCGGCTGTCGTAGTTTTCTTCCTGTGTTGGGTGCCCCACCAG GTTTTACACTTCATGGAGCTGCTGGCCCAGCTGAAGGTTGTAACTAACTGTGTGATAGTGGACGTCATCGACACGGCCATGCCCTTCACCGTCTGCATAGCCTTCCTCAACAGGTAG